One window of Candidatus Binatota bacterium genomic DNA carries:
- a CDS encoding TetR/AcrR family transcriptional regulator, translating to MEPTVSRIVQNNAKKRRRLSPEQRRRELLEAAIAVFARLGVGRAGHSQVAEQAGCAVSTVFVYFPSRESLVEAVVSEVADFLLEMAESVHGRGGPAPEVVHRHARAFVEGVTRRPDVARVWLDYSTAVGEDTWPRYLELQEEIVAIMRDTIERGQAEGSVAADVDADDDARLVVGSAHMLVQMKFAGRPDDQVEHFLNTLVGVTMRPPA from the coding sequence CTGGAGCCCACCGTGTCAAGGATCGTGCAAAACAACGCAAAAAAACGCCGGCGATTGTCTCCCGAACAGCGCAGGAGAGAGCTCCTCGAGGCTGCCATAGCGGTGTTTGCTCGTTTGGGAGTGGGCCGCGCGGGCCACTCCCAGGTGGCCGAGCAGGCGGGTTGCGCGGTATCAACGGTGTTTGTTTATTTTCCCAGCCGCGAAAGCCTGGTGGAAGCGGTGGTCAGCGAGGTGGCCGATTTTCTCCTCGAGATGGCCGAGAGCGTTCACGGCCGCGGTGGCCCGGCACCGGAGGTCGTGCACCGTCACGCTCGGGCCTTCGTGGAAGGTGTCACTCGCCGTCCCGACGTGGCGCGCGTGTGGCTCGACTACAGCACCGCGGTGGGCGAGGACACCTGGCCGCGCTACCTCGAGCTACAGGAAGAGATCGTGGCCATCATGCGTGACACCATTGAGCGCGGGCAGGCCGAGGGCAGCGTCGCCGCCGACGTGGACGCAGACGACGACGCCAGGTTGGTGGTCGGCTCGGCCCACATGCTGGTTCAGATGAAGTTCGCCGGCCGGCCGGACGACCAGGTCGAGCACTTTCTCAACACGCTCGTCGGCGTGACTATGCGCCCGCCTGCGTAA
- a CDS encoding alpha/beta hydrolase → MGNYLDNLALSARSAVNTLSDTWKGYRENDMRLRVPRPGPSLGAMAEAALDRGFALAANLAAGRNLEERISKGFAQLADAEQLFERRGWLADPSSYHRDPPPVEEVSLGRAVSQQGLRRLQYQQLSYPSLYEPWPSEPGRERWQVIEPNRRFHAYVLRYPGPPRPWLVCVHGFGMGGPLTAFTGFNARKLHSELGLNLAFPVLPLHGPRAPGRTSGRELLAADFMTMVYCFAQAAWDLRRLVGWLKSEDDQPVGLYGLSLGSLAASLTSGLEPADCVIAGIPAVDFAGLVRDNEIPIPGRKPLASEQGYQLLARVTSVINPLSFAPQVARDKRFIFAGLADRLARPYQADALWRHWERPPVHWFDGAHVTYLMKSSVQRFVESSLATAGFVWH, encoded by the coding sequence TTGGGAAACTACCTGGACAACCTTGCCCTGTCTGCTCGGTCCGCCGTTAATACGCTCAGCGATACCTGGAAGGGATACCGCGAGAACGATATGCGCCTGCGGGTCCCGCGGCCCGGTCCGTCGCTGGGAGCTATGGCCGAAGCGGCGCTGGACAGGGGTTTTGCGTTGGCCGCCAACCTTGCGGCCGGGCGTAACCTTGAAGAACGAATCTCCAAGGGCTTCGCCCAGCTCGCCGACGCTGAGCAGTTGTTTGAGCGACGCGGTTGGTTGGCCGACCCGTCCAGCTACCACCGCGACCCGCCGCCGGTGGAAGAAGTATCGCTGGGGCGCGCCGTGTCTCAGCAGGGGCTCCGGCGGTTGCAGTACCAGCAGTTGAGTTACCCCAGCCTCTACGAGCCGTGGCCGAGCGAGCCGGGGCGCGAACGCTGGCAAGTCATAGAGCCCAACCGTCGTTTTCATGCTTACGTGCTTCGCTACCCTGGGCCGCCGCGCCCCTGGTTGGTGTGTGTACACGGCTTCGGCATGGGTGGGCCGCTGACCGCGTTTACCGGATTCAACGCGCGGAAACTTCACAGCGAGCTCGGCTTGAACCTCGCGTTTCCCGTCCTGCCGCTGCACGGTCCGCGCGCACCCGGCAGGACGAGCGGCCGTGAACTGCTGGCCGCCGACTTCATGACCATGGTCTACTGCTTCGCGCAGGCTGCCTGGGATCTGCGGCGACTGGTCGGTTGGCTCAAGAGCGAAGACGACCAACCGGTGGGCTTGTACGGATTGTCGTTGGGTTCACTCGCCGCTTCGCTCACCAGCGGACTGGAGCCGGCCGATTGCGTGATTGCGGGCATACCCGCCGTCGATTTCGCTGGCCTGGTGCGTGACAACGAGATCCCGATACCTGGTCGCAAGCCGCTCGCAAGCGAGCAGGGCTACCAGCTGCTAGCGCGGGTGACCAGCGTTATAAATCCGCTGAGCTTCGCCCCGCAGGTGGCCAGGGACAAGCGGTTTATTTTTGCGGGTCTCGCCGACCGCCTGGCCCGGCCTTACCAGGCCGACGCGTTGTGGCGGCACTGGGAGCGACCGCCGGTGCACTGGTTCGACGGTGCCCACGTTACTTACCTCATGAAGTCCAGCGTGCAACGCTTCGTTGAGTCGTCGCTGGCCACCGCCGGCTTTGTCTGGCACTGA
- a CDS encoding gluconolaconase translates to MNYKTETLVSGLAFGEGPRWKDGRLYYSDMHRCVVESVDESGSVELVCRVEQSPSGLGWLPDDGAADAGRMLVVSMRDRRLLRLDPDGLVEVADLSGLATWHCNDMVVDEQGRAYVGNFGSDIYGDDPTPSDALLLMVERDGAVSVAADQMKFPNGTVITPDGSTLIICETFAGCLTAFDIAADGSLSGRRSWAKLEGVAPDGCCLDAEGAIWVATVFGNQLLRVHEGGRISDRVELASESFACMLGGEDGRSLFICAATTSEPEEALEQLGGSIELVRVEVPHAGRP, encoded by the coding sequence ATGAATTATAAAACCGAAACCCTGGTGTCCGGCCTGGCCTTTGGCGAGGGGCCGAGGTGGAAGGACGGCCGCCTCTACTATTCTGACATGCACCGTTGCGTGGTGGAGTCCGTGGACGAAAGCGGTTCTGTCGAACTGGTGTGCCGGGTGGAGCAGTCGCCCTCGGGCTTGGGCTGGTTACCCGACGACGGTGCGGCCGACGCGGGGCGCATGCTGGTGGTTTCCATGCGCGACCGTCGCTTGCTGCGCCTGGACCCCGACGGCCTGGTCGAGGTGGCCGACTTGTCGGGCCTGGCCACCTGGCACTGCAACGACATGGTGGTCGATGAGCAGGGGCGCGCTTATGTCGGAAACTTCGGCTCGGACATCTACGGTGACGATCCCACGCCCAGCGACGCGCTCTTGCTCATGGTCGAACGAGACGGTGCCGTCAGTGTAGCCGCCGACCAGATGAAATTTCCCAACGGTACCGTGATCACGCCCGACGGTAGTACCTTGATCATCTGCGAAACCTTTGCCGGCTGCTTGACGGCCTTCGACATAGCCGCCGATGGGTCGCTGTCGGGCCGGCGCAGCTGGGCCAAGCTCGAGGGCGTGGCCCCCGACGGGTGTTGCCTGGACGCCGAGGGCGCAATCTGGGTGGCCACGGTGTTCGGAAACCAGCTGTTGCGCGTGCACGAAGGGGGCCGCATCAGCGACCGCGTAGAGCTGGCCAGCGAATCGTTTGCCTGCATGCTGGGAGGTGAAGATGGTCGTAGCCTGTTCATCTGTGCGGCCACAACCTCGGAACCCGAAGAAGCGCTCGAGCAGCTGGGTGGCAGCATTGAGCTGGTGCGCGTGGAGGTGCCCCACGCGGGGCGGCCGTGA
- a CDS encoding ferritin-like domain-containing protein, producing the protein MSKPAASPTDLKPLPPEHAVPEESLESYELAFGQQMNTWAEILEENHERLHAGRFSLHWMETDKANWGRRAKPSSRGMTYTDTNRVEPYGQMPEKADWLNFAPRGSVREPYADRMPVVSAYDVVDRNELWAENVITLYEEAKARQWNATRDIPWDELEPLPDDLEKATCQLCTFLTEVEFVAGDFPAKWLYRIPQDFLEVKSFLATQLMDEARHQEVFRKRAIAGGGLLHASPGFEWALKAIMEAPSHTMGTFLLNLLGEGLVLSIFRSGEMIAKTHVDKEIFRRCLQDEARHVSYGVMELKNHLDNVPDRDAALEDMHRFADVGEMVILTAFTEAALVEPLSILLGGGLDRIEQGLEQAGALWGDFIEEYLGRCQRAGFDRSERCGIPIQAPWLQ; encoded by the coding sequence ATGAGCAAGCCAGCCGCCAGTCCCACTGACCTCAAGCCCCTGCCCCCCGAACACGCCGTGCCCGAAGAAAGCTTGGAGTCTTACGAGCTGGCCTTCGGCCAACAGATGAACACCTGGGCCGAGATACTGGAGGAAAACCACGAACGTCTTCACGCCGGAAGATTCTCGCTGCACTGGATGGAGACCGACAAGGCTAACTGGGGCCGGCGGGCAAAACCGTCGTCGCGCGGCATGACCTACACCGACACGAACCGGGTCGAACCTTACGGGCAGATGCCCGAGAAGGCCGACTGGCTCAACTTTGCACCGCGCGGTTCGGTACGCGAGCCCTACGCGGACCGCATGCCCGTGGTCTCTGCTTACGATGTCGTCGATCGCAACGAGCTGTGGGCCGAAAACGTCATCACCCTCTACGAAGAGGCCAAGGCCAGGCAGTGGAACGCCACACGCGACATTCCCTGGGACGAGCTCGAGCCCCTGCCCGATGACCTCGAGAAGGCCACCTGCCAGTTGTGTACCTTCCTGACCGAAGTCGAGTTCGTGGCCGGTGACTTCCCGGCCAAGTGGTTGTACCGCATTCCCCAGGACTTTCTCGAGGTCAAGAGTTTTCTCGCCACCCAGTTGATGGACGAGGCCCGCCACCAGGAGGTATTCCGCAAGCGCGCGATTGCCGGCGGTGGCCTGCTGCATGCCTCGCCGGGATTCGAGTGGGCGCTCAAGGCCATCATGGAAGCACCATCGCACACCATGGGTACCTTCCTGCTGAACCTGCTCGGCGAGGGCCTGGTTCTGTCCATATTCCGCTCGGGCGAAATGATAGCCAAGACCCACGTGGACAAGGAAATCTTTCGCCGTTGCTTGCAGGATGAGGCCCGCCACGTGAGCTACGGCGTCATGGAACTCAAGAACCACCTCGACAACGTGCCCGATCGCGACGCGGCGCTTGAAGACATGCACCGTTTTGCCGACGTGGGGGAGATGGTGATTCTCACCGCCTTTACCGAGGCCGCGCTGGTGGAACCGCTGTCCATACTCCTGGGAGGCGGGCTCGACCGCATAGAGCAGGGGCTGGAGCAGGCCGGTGCCCTGTGGGGCGACTTCATCGAGGAGTACCTCGGTCGCTGCCAACGCGCCGGCTTCGATCGCAGCGAGCGCTGCGGCATTCCGATCCAGGCACCGTGGTTGCAGTAA
- a CDS encoding SAM-dependent methyltransferase codes for MSLLPTPLSEGLYEYLCAHRSGHDSGHRSLLEELAEETLAMGDISMMQIAPDQGALLTMLVRLMGARKAVEVGTFTGYSAICIASGLAPGGSLLCCDVSEEWTSMARRYFTRAGLDDTIELCIAPAAETLRALPEEADIDFAFIDADKTGYRDYYEQLLPRMRAGGLIVFDNVLWLGQVAREKDQTEDTVAIRELNDAVVADPRVEAVMISVADGLLLARKL; via the coding sequence ATGAGCCTTCTGCCGACGCCGCTCAGCGAGGGACTGTACGAATACCTGTGCGCACATCGCAGCGGGCACGACTCCGGGCACCGCTCGCTGCTCGAAGAGCTGGCCGAGGAGACCCTGGCCATGGGCGACATCTCGATGATGCAGATAGCGCCCGACCAGGGAGCCCTGTTGACCATGCTCGTGCGCTTGATGGGTGCCCGCAAGGCAGTCGAAGTGGGTACCTTTACCGGCTACAGCGCGATCTGTATCGCCAGTGGGCTCGCGCCGGGGGGCAGCCTGCTCTGTTGCGACGTGAGCGAGGAATGGACCTCGATGGCCCGTCGCTACTTCACGCGCGCCGGGTTGGACGACACCATAGAGCTGTGTATCGCGCCTGCCGCCGAAACCCTGCGCGCATTGCCCGAAGAAGCCGACATTGACTTTGCCTTCATCGATGCCGACAAGACCGGCTACCGCGACTACTACGAGCAGTTGTTGCCGCGCATGCGCGCGGGAGGGTTGATCGTGTTCGACAACGTGCTGTGGCTGGGGCAGGTGGCGCGCGAAAAGGACCAGACCGAAGACACGGTAGCAATCCGCGAACTGAACGATGCCGTGGTCGCCGACCCGCGCGTTGAAGCAGTGATGATAAGCGTGGCCGACGGCCTGCTGCTGGCGCGCAAGCTCTGA
- a CDS encoding DUF3604 domain-containing protein — translation MNKFYTAIACVLLLTACGQHEGPGSIEGAGQPDSMAADKTARQAATANVLANRAKAGATDKQILFGDLHVHSTFSADAFMMSLPILQGEGAHPVADACDFARYCSNLDFWSINDHAEAITPLRWKETTDTIRQCNELAGDPDNPDVVAYLGWEWTQIGFTRDTHYGHKNVILRDLDDGMIPTRPIHAGGLAGQGMRTRQSFLQRWFPVVADLPNAQRYLNANTFQEEIGETPICADGVDTRELPPDCSEEAVSPDVLYEKLAQWGHESIVIPHGTTWGLYSPPGSSWDKQLSGTMHDADRQTLIEVFSGHGNSEEYRSWRAADIEQEGADACPAPEPGFEACCWRAGEIIGDLCDNRDSDECREKIVEARANYLAASPSGRLTIPWAPLVEWGNCDECSDCFIPSMGYRPASSAQYIMAISNFEDEDKEPRRFRFGFMASSDNHTARPGTGFKEFDRQANTEAAGARDETWAKRLMPSYLAPAGDRSQQVTPGDPAAMRTQIVDFERQASFFMTGGLVAVHSPARDRGAIWDSMARREIYGTSGPRILLWFDLLNGPDGEVLPMGSELELANNPRLRVRAAGSFEQTEGCPEESLSALSPERLAYLCRGECYNPGEKRRQITRIDVVRIRPQESPDEDVADLIDDPWRSFDCPADADGCTVEFDDPEFLGSGREALYYARAIEEPTPTVNAGGSRCEFDEQGDCKPDPCYGDYRTDYDDDCLEPAAHRAWSSPIFLTPAGS, via the coding sequence ATGAACAAATTCTATACAGCCATTGCCTGCGTCCTGTTGCTTACCGCCTGCGGGCAACACGAGGGCCCGGGCAGCATAGAAGGCGCGGGCCAGCCCGACTCCATGGCAGCCGACAAGACGGCCCGCCAGGCGGCGACCGCCAATGTCCTGGCCAACCGTGCGAAAGCCGGTGCAACAGACAAGCAGATCCTGTTCGGCGACCTGCACGTACACTCCACCTTTTCGGCCGACGCTTTCATGATGAGCCTGCCCATCCTCCAGGGCGAAGGCGCGCACCCGGTGGCCGACGCCTGCGACTTTGCGCGCTACTGCTCCAACCTCGACTTCTGGAGCATCAACGACCACGCCGAGGCCATCACGCCCCTGCGCTGGAAGGAAACCACCGACACCATTCGCCAGTGTAACGAGTTGGCCGGTGACCCCGACAACCCCGACGTGGTGGCCTACCTGGGCTGGGAGTGGACGCAGATAGGCTTCACCCGCGACACGCACTACGGCCACAAGAACGTCATCCTGCGTGACCTCGACGACGGCATGATCCCCACCCGGCCCATACACGCGGGCGGCCTCGCCGGACAAGGCATGCGCACCCGGCAGAGTTTTCTGCAGCGTTGGTTCCCGGTCGTCGCCGACCTCCCCAACGCCCAGCGCTACCTCAACGCCAACACCTTCCAGGAAGAAATCGGCGAGACTCCCATCTGCGCTGACGGCGTAGACACGCGCGAGCTGCCACCGGACTGCTCCGAAGAAGCGGTCTCACCCGACGTGCTCTACGAAAAACTCGCGCAGTGGGGACACGAGTCCATTGTTATTCCCCACGGCACCACCTGGGGCCTGTATTCGCCGCCCGGCTCGAGCTGGGACAAGCAACTGTCCGGAACCATGCACGACGCCGATCGGCAGACCCTGATCGAGGTCTTCTCGGGCCACGGCAACAGCGAAGAGTACCGCTCGTGGCGAGCCGCTGATATCGAACAGGAAGGAGCCGATGCCTGCCCAGCGCCCGAACCCGGCTTCGAGGCCTGCTGCTGGCGCGCCGGCGAAATCATCGGCGATCTCTGCGATAACCGGGATTCGGACGAGTGCCGCGAGAAGATAGTCGAGGCCCGCGCCAACTACCTGGCCGCGAGCCCATCGGGACGACTGACAATCCCGTGGGCGCCGCTGGTCGAGTGGGGCAACTGCGACGAATGCAGCGACTGTTTCATACCCTCGATGGGTTACCGCCCGGCCAGCTCGGCCCAGTACATCATGGCGATTTCGAACTTCGAGGACGAAGACAAGGAGCCACGACGATTTCGCTTCGGCTTCATGGCGTCGAGCGACAACCACACCGCCCGCCCCGGTACCGGCTTCAAGGAATTTGACCGGCAGGCCAACACCGAGGCCGCCGGCGCCCGCGACGAGACCTGGGCCAAGCGCTTGATGCCCAGCTACCTCGCCCCGGCAGGCGACCGCTCCCAGCAGGTCACGCCGGGCGACCCGGCCGCCATGCGTACGCAGATCGTCGACTTCGAACGACAGGCGTCGTTCTTCATGACCGGTGGCCTGGTGGCCGTGCACTCCCCGGCGCGTGATCGCGGAGCGATATGGGACTCGATGGCACGCCGCGAGATCTACGGCACCAGCGGCCCGCGCATACTGCTCTGGTTTGACCTCCTCAACGGCCCCGACGGCGAGGTGCTGCCCATGGGCAGTGAACTCGAGCTGGCCAACAACCCGCGCCTGCGCGTGCGCGCAGCCGGTAGCTTTGAGCAGACCGAGGGCTGCCCCGAAGAATCACTGTCGGCCCTGTCACCCGAGCGACTGGCCTACCTCTGCCGTGGCGAGTGCTACAACCCGGGCGAAAAACGCCGGCAGATAACCCGCATAGACGTGGTGCGCATCAGGCCGCAGGAATCGCCCGACGAGGACGTGGCCGACCTCATCGACGACCCCTGGCGCAGTTTTGACTGCCCGGCCGACGCCGACGGCTGCACGGTAGAGTTCGACGACCCCGAGTTCCTGGGCAGCGGCCGCGAGGCGCTCTACTACGCGCGCGCCATCGAAGAGCCCACGCCCACGGTGAACGCCGGCGGATCGCGGTGCGAATTTGACGAGCAGGGCGACTGCAAGCCCGACCCCTGCTACGGCGACTACCGCACCGACTACGACGACGACTGCCTGGAGCCGGCCGCCCACCGCGCCTGGTCGTCGCCGATATTCCTGACGCCGGCGGGCAGCTGA
- a CDS encoding SDR family NAD(P)-dependent oxidoreductase produces the protein MNYRGKVAVVTGASSGIGYQAALALAERGCTVVGVARRQAELEELTSRCQRHASDSTFMVGDLGERAFAEHVVNDSARRFGRLDILVNNAGIPIHKHIYDVTPEDVEMVMRVNFMSSVWTTLAAIPHMLLLGEAWIVNVSSFAAQVAPPRETAYTASKAAMDGFTEGLWTDLAGSGIHAGLVIPGPIDTEIWDKDESHSAYSGNLHPPSIVVDAILGCIENKLREVVAPRYSPQLLAARWMRFLLPSLMLKGMSWMEPVPEDVVESARAAARRKRDGEGGGMG, from the coding sequence ATGAACTACAGGGGAAAGGTTGCGGTGGTCACGGGTGCTTCGTCGGGCATAGGCTACCAGGCGGCCCTGGCACTGGCCGAGCGTGGTTGCACCGTGGTGGGTGTTGCGCGCCGGCAGGCCGAGCTCGAGGAACTCACCAGCCGCTGCCAACGGCACGCGTCGGATTCCACCTTCATGGTCGGCGATCTCGGTGAGCGCGCCTTCGCCGAGCACGTGGTAAACGACAGCGCTCGTCGCTTCGGTCGGCTCGACATCCTGGTCAACAACGCGGGCATCCCCATTCACAAACATATCTACGATGTTACGCCCGAAGACGTGGAGATGGTGATGCGGGTTAACTTCATGTCGAGCGTGTGGACCACGCTGGCGGCTATTCCCCACATGCTGTTGCTGGGCGAGGCGTGGATAGTAAACGTGTCTTCGTTTGCCGCCCAGGTCGCGCCGCCGCGCGAGACTGCCTACACGGCTTCAAAGGCGGCAATGGATGGTTTTACCGAGGGGCTATGGACCGACCTGGCGGGGTCGGGCATCCACGCGGGACTGGTCATACCGGGGCCCATCGATACCGAGATCTGGGACAAGGACGAAAGTCACAGTGCCTACAGCGGCAACCTGCACCCGCCGTCAATAGTGGTGGATGCCATCCTCGGGTGCATTGAGAACAAGCTGCGCGAGGTGGTCGCTCCGCGCTACAGTCCGCAGCTGCTCGCCGCCCGCTGGATGAGGTTTCTCCTCCCGTCACTCATGCTCAAGGGCATGAGCTGGATGGAGCCGGTCCCCGAAGACGTCGTGGAGAGCGCCCGCGCCGCGGCCCGGCGAAAGCGCGACGGTGAAGGGGGGGGCATGGGATGA
- a CDS encoding alpha/beta hydrolase has protein sequence MIVAGVAGVARLLAAFLFSLLVLLPAQAVADETVPLDVAERERLGGSFLELPDGWVHYQVSGEENADTVILVHGFSVPSFVWRGVLPYLLNAGLRVVAYDNYGRGFSDRPGPPYDLELFDRQLDGVINGLTAEGARVGLVGYSMGGAIVTEYAARRPERVAAVGLIAPAGYPVGLPLAARLTRLPLVGEWLFAQFAPRVLSSRVEEMAALAGAPRDFVELYNEQLRYPGYVEALGSTLVEYPLSDMRERFRVLGASALPVMAVWGDSDKVVPYSSSKLLAEDVPGLELNTIEGGAHAITFTRPYEVGPYLASFFRKGE, from the coding sequence GTGATAGTTGCAGGAGTAGCAGGGGTTGCTCGCCTGCTGGCAGCGTTTTTGTTTTCGCTACTGGTCCTTCTGCCAGCGCAGGCCGTCGCCGATGAGACCGTGCCGCTGGACGTGGCTGAACGCGAGCGGCTGGGCGGCAGCTTTCTCGAGCTGCCGGACGGCTGGGTCCACTACCAGGTCAGCGGAGAAGAGAACGCTGACACGGTAATCCTCGTGCACGGGTTTTCTGTACCGTCTTTCGTCTGGCGCGGCGTCCTGCCTTACCTGCTCAATGCCGGCCTGCGGGTGGTCGCCTATGACAACTACGGCCGAGGCTTTTCAGATCGCCCCGGACCGCCGTACGACCTCGAGCTTTTCGACCGGCAGCTCGATGGCGTCATCAATGGACTCACGGCCGAGGGTGCGCGCGTGGGCCTGGTGGGCTACTCCATGGGCGGTGCCATTGTCACCGAGTACGCCGCGCGGAGGCCCGAGCGCGTGGCGGCCGTGGGGCTGATCGCTCCGGCTGGCTACCCGGTGGGCTTGCCTCTGGCGGCCAGGTTAACGCGCCTGCCGCTGGTGGGCGAGTGGTTGTTCGCGCAGTTCGCTCCGCGGGTGCTCAGCTCAAGGGTCGAGGAGATGGCGGCCCTGGCAGGTGCGCCGCGTGACTTCGTGGAGCTCTACAACGAGCAGCTCCGCTACCCGGGCTACGTTGAAGCCCTGGGCTCCACGCTGGTCGAGTACCCGCTGAGCGACATGCGCGAGCGCTTTCGCGTACTGGGCGCGAGCGCGCTGCCGGTGATGGCGGTGTGGGGCGACTCCGACAAGGTGGTGCCCTATTCGAGCTCGAAACTCCTGGCTGAAGACGTGCCGGGTCTCGAACTCAACACCATCGAGGGTGGTGCCCACGCCATAACATTTACCCGCCCGTATGAGGTCGGCCCCTACCTGGCCTCCTTCTTTCGCAAGGGGGAGTAG
- a CDS encoding SDR family oxidoreductase — translation MYHRRLHWARGDWMLAAMPAQGSTAAELAGRVAVVTGASRGIGEAVARCLVDAGARVALLARGRERLERVAAELGAQALAVPTDVADADSVRAAFVTVAREMGGLDLLVNNAAIGCLHSIENASDEDLRATVYTNLGGPLLCSREAVPLMKKSGGGQIVNIGSEAVLNPFPLLSTYTATKAGLELFTRGLRAELRGDNIRVTLLRSGATDGGFMEDWDPAEAARAIELWDEQGYLAFAGAPMQPSTVAESLLHAVTRPAGASVDTVELRSAG, via the coding sequence ATGTATCATCGGCGCTTGCACTGGGCGCGGGGGGACTGGATGCTGGCCGCCATGCCGGCTCAGGGTAGTACTGCCGCTGAACTTGCCGGCCGCGTGGCGGTCGTCACCGGAGCCTCGCGCGGAATTGGCGAAGCCGTTGCCCGCTGTCTTGTTGATGCCGGCGCCAGGGTGGCCTTGCTGGCCCGCGGACGTGAGCGACTCGAGCGCGTCGCCGCCGAGCTGGGCGCGCAGGCGCTGGCCGTACCGACCGATGTTGCCGATGCTGACAGCGTGCGCGCTGCTTTTGTCACCGTGGCGCGCGAAATGGGCGGCCTCGACCTGCTGGTCAACAACGCTGCCATCGGCTGCCTGCACTCAATAGAAAACGCGTCGGACGAAGACCTGCGCGCAACCGTTTACACCAACCTGGGCGGCCCGCTGTTGTGCAGCCGTGAGGCTGTGCCGCTTATGAAAAAATCGGGTGGAGGGCAGATCGTCAACATAGGCTCGGAGGCGGTGCTCAATCCGTTTCCGTTGTTGTCGACTTACACCGCCACAAAGGCCGGACTCGAGTTGTTTACGCGTGGCCTGCGGGCCGAGTTGCGCGGTGACAACATCCGCGTGACCCTGCTCAGGTCGGGCGCCACCGACGGTGGTTTCATGGAAGACTGGGATCCGGCCGAGGCCGCGCGCGCGATCGAGCTGTGGGACGAGCAAGGCTACCTCGCCTTCGCCGGCGCTCCCATGCAGCCCTCGACCGTGGCCGAGTCGCTGTTGCACGCCGTCACCCGCCCGGCAGGCGCGAGCGTGGATACCGTTGAGCTGAGGTCTGCCGGCTGA
- a CDS encoding 4Fe-4S dicluster domain-containing protein, protein MPRRHGHYYVDDTCIGCGACDHACPGKVEAVYEVPGDFLGRFAIVVEECIDCDLCVPLCPVDCIHDARNEGIASKDGDLEQINKLQSWAEARPQPL, encoded by the coding sequence ATGCCCCGCCGACACGGACACTACTACGTAGACGACACCTGCATTGGTTGCGGCGCCTGCGATCACGCCTGCCCGGGCAAGGTGGAGGCGGTCTACGAGGTTCCCGGCGATTTTCTGGGCCGTTTCGCCATCGTGGTCGAGGAGTGCATAGACTGCGACCTCTGCGTGCCGCTGTGCCCGGTCGACTGCATACACGACGCCCGCAACGAGGGCATAGCCAGCAAAGATGGCGACCTCGAGCAGATCAATAAACTCCAGTCCTGGGCAGAAGCCCGTCCCCAGCCGCTGTAA
- a CDS encoding NAD-dependent epimerase/dehydratase family protein has translation MSAGVVLVAGCGRVGSRVAGMMAEGGRDVYGLSRKPAVMPDNVRPLAADLSDAASLSGLLESAIPGGVDLVVFTASPDRGDEQAYRAVYLDGLATLLATPACADLRRLVLASSTAVYAQDDGGWVDEHGDTRPLRFNGAVMLEAEQLARARTRAEVVVARLGGIYGPGPGAFLRSVAAGELRLPDRPAWTNRVQVDDAARALLHLAELPQPAALYNVVDDTPATRHEVAAWARGELGLPDLRLEGPGGNSAGKRCSNALLRASGFSLLYPGYHEGYRGPLDELAAEKKGRVG, from the coding sequence TTGAGTGCGGGAGTCGTGCTCGTGGCCGGCTGCGGGCGCGTGGGCTCACGCGTGGCCGGGATGATGGCCGAGGGCGGTCGCGATGTGTACGGGCTCAGCCGCAAGCCCGCTGTCATGCCCGATAACGTGAGGCCGCTTGCCGCCGATCTCAGCGACGCGGCCTCGCTGTCGGGCTTGTTGGAGAGCGCGATACCGGGCGGCGTCGACCTCGTTGTATTTACGGCCTCGCCTGATCGCGGCGACGAGCAGGCCTACCGCGCGGTGTATCTCGACGGGCTGGCCACGCTGCTGGCGACCCCGGCCTGCGCGGACTTGCGCCGCCTGGTCCTTGCCTCGAGCACGGCCGTGTACGCGCAGGATGATGGCGGCTGGGTAGACGAACACGGCGATACCAGGCCGCTGCGTTTCAACGGCGCGGTCATGCTCGAAGCCGAGCAACTGGCCCGCGCCCGAACGCGGGCTGAAGTGGTCGTGGCCAGGCTGGGGGGCATCTACGGCCCCGGCCCGGGCGCGTTCCTGCGCTCGGTCGCCGCGGGCGAGCTGCGCCTCCCCGACCGTCCGGCCTGGACCAACCGGGTCCAGGTCGACGACGCTGCCCGTGCGCTGCTGCACCTGGCCGAACTGCCGCAACCCGCTGCGCTGTACAACGTGGTCGATGACACCCCGGCCACTCGTCACGAGGTCGCCGCCTGGGCGAGGGGGGAGCTTGGTCTGCCGGACCTCCGACTCGAAGGTCCAGGTGGAAACAGCGCCGGCAAGCGTTGCAGCAACGCGCTGCTGCGTGCCAGCGGATTCAGCTTGCTCTACCCCGGCTACCATGAGGGCTACAGGGGGCCGCTGGATGAACTTGCGGCGGAGAAAAAAGGGAGAGTCGGGTGA